One stretch of Argiope bruennichi chromosome 3, qqArgBrue1.1, whole genome shotgun sequence DNA includes these proteins:
- the LOC129964075 gene encoding uncharacterized protein LOC129964075, translating to MNDSMETSMVYSKHEENLENEEDPNVKSDNEKCESPSQKSGIEPSKPRRRGRRGKRRKQRKDSSAVCENEAHGEHEAGESNDWKSDEDLDSKLGSYMDTVMVRPINVPKAPENYNTFIMDEHDECHLYMSFETPNPYMANTEELRDQNCAITEPFEDAAYIDIDYEYESPQDFDNVAYYDKEFEESYKNNRFDELVRLSREELIAGIQDLERRLRELSEDLVRENPSPVLEKLQAELLELQEKHLELKECNARLTALVMDSETGSAPGESPANSQTLTDGFSPQSDLVSPSHTIESKCELVLSEQSPRKGWSPYSPADNRRSQGDMPYIEDDSVLFSRTSDVLKVDSTDVNVNTESVLSAKDGECWLSPTSDFTLKTSDIKVENSLNSSEEGESQNLKHLSESGYDVDKKTFKSDLVHNPKLSPKEMSNNMSTLEELNSVTV from the coding sequence ATGAATGATTCTATGGAAACTTCGATGGTGTATTCGAAgcatgaagaaaatttggaaaatgagGAAGATCCGAATGTAAAATCTGATAATGAAAAATGTGAATCGCCTTCTCAAAAAAGTGGAATCGAGCCTTCTAAACCTAGGCGGCGGGGAAGGAGGGGGAAAAGGCGTAAACAGAGGAAGGACAGCAGCGCCGTGTGCGAAAACGAAGCGCATGGGGAGCACGAGGCGGGAGAGTCGAACGATTGGAAGTCGGATGAAGATCTGGACAGTAAACTCGGTAGTTACATGGATACCGTGATGGTACGACCGATCAATGTTCCGAAGGCCCCTGAGAATTATAACACGTTCATCATGGATGAGCATGATGAGTGTCATTTGTACATGAGTTTTGAAACACCAAATCCTTACATGGCGAATACAGAGGAGCTGCGAGATCAAAATTGTGCGATTACTGAGCCTTTTGAAGATGCTGCCTACATAGATATCGATTACGAGTACGAATCTCCTCAGGACTTTGACAACGTTGCATACTATGACAAAGAGTTCGAAGAGTCGTACAAAAATAATCGTTTTGACGAGCTCGTACGTTTGTCGAGAGAAGAACTTATAGCAGGAATTCAGGATTTGGAAAGGAGATTGCGAGAGTTGAGTGAGGATTTAGTCAGAGAAAACCCTAGTCCTGTACTGGAGAAGTTGCAAGCAGAACTTTTAGAGCTGCAAGAAAAGCATTTGGAATTGAAAGAATGCAATGCTAGATTGACTGCATTGGTGATGGACAGTGAAACTGGATCTGCGCCGGGTGAATCCCCTGCAAATTCTCAAACTCTCACTGATGGATTTTCTCCTCAAAGTGATTTAGTGAGTCCAAGTCATACGATTGAGTCAAAATGTGAGTTAGTGTTGAGCGAACAGTCACCAAGAAAAGGCTGGAGTCCCTATAGTCCAGCTGATAACAGAAGAAGTCAGGGAGACATGCCATACATCGAGGATGATTCAGTGTTGTTTTCAAGGACTTCTGATGTATTAAAAGTTGACAGCACTGATGTGAATGTAAATACAGAATCTGTATTGAGTGCCAAGGACGGAGAATGTTGGCTTTCACCAACATCTGATTTTACGTTAAAGACATCTGACATTAAGGTGGAGAACTCTTTGAACAGTTCTGAGGAGGGAGAATCCCAAAACTTAAAGCACCTTTCAGAATCCGGGTATGATGTagataaaaaaactttcaaaagtgATCTGGTCCACAATCCAAAGCTTAGCCCTAAAGAGATGTCTAATAATATGTCAACATTAGAAGAGCTGAACTCTGTGACTGTATAA